A genome region from Manihot esculenta cultivar AM560-2 chromosome 5, M.esculenta_v8, whole genome shotgun sequence includes the following:
- the LOC110614245 gene encoding nodulation protein H isoform X1 translates to MPDDLCFLSKKEANPDFLFRLRYTTNKILDILELFYDTFIIKAPKKSTLLLRMIVLVFVMVCGVYICSVCLKQISIHNSAGILTLGVIEKPCPEPNIEPWEIPYVHYPKPKTYSRAECACNPVRHFAILSMQRSGSGWFETLLNNHTNISSNGEIFSVKVRRSNVSMITETLDTIYNLDWLSSASKNECTAAVGLKWMLNQGVMQHHDQIVEYFKTRGVSAIFLFRRNLLRRMISVLANSYDRQAKLLNGTHKSHVHSPDEAEKLARYKPYINATLLIPNLELVEDTTAKALEYFKSTRHIILYYEDIVKNHTKLLEVQDFLKVPHSDLRSRQVKIHKGSLSNLVENWDEVQKAIKGTHYESFLFGDYRR, encoded by the exons ATGCCTGACGATCTCTGCTTCTTATCTAAG AAAGAAGCAAACCCAGATTTTCTGTTCAGATTGAGATATACCACCAACAAGATATTAGATATATTGGAACTCTTCTAT GATACTTTCATCATAAAGGCCCCCAAGAAGTCTACACTTTTGCTTAGGATGATTGTTTTGGTGTTTGTAATGGTATGTGGTGTCTATATATGCTCAGTTTGTCTTAAGCAAATTAGCATCCACAACAGTGCTGGAATTTTAACTCTTGGAGTGATTGAAAAGCCATGCCCAGAACCTAATATTGAACCTTGGGAGATTCCTTATGTACACTACCCAAAACCCAAAACTTATAGCAG GGCTGAATGCGCGTGCAATCCGGTGCGGCATTTTGCGATTCTTTCAATGCAGAGATCTGGGAGTGGATGGTTCGAGACTTTATTAAATAACCACACTAACATAAGCTCAAATGGAGAGATTTTTTCTGTTAAAGTGAGGAGGAGTAATGTTTCAATGATTACGGAAACTCTGGACACAATTTATAATCTGGACTGGCTAAGTAGTGCTTCCAAGAATGAGTGCACTGCAGCAGTTGGTTTAAAGTGGATGCTCAATCAG GGTGTGATGCAACATCATGATCAAATAGTGGAGTATTTTAAGACCAGAGGTGTTTCAGCTATCTTTCTCTTCAGGAGAAACCTTTTGCGCAGGATGATTTCAGTACTTGCGAATTCCTATGATCGACAAGCTAAACTGTTAAACGGGACCCACAAGTCTCATGTTCATTCACCTGATGAG GCAGAAAAACTAGCTAGATACAAACCCTATATTAATGCTACTTTGCTGATACCCAATCTGGAGCTAGTAGAAGACACAACTGCAAAAGCATTAGAGTACTTCAAGAGCACCAGGCACATAATTCTTTACTACGAGGATATCGTTAAAAATCACACT AAATTGCTAGAGGTTCAAGATTTTCTGAAGGTTCCACATAGTGATCTTAGGAGTCGTCAAGTAAAGATACATAAAGGATCCTTATCAAACCTGGTTGAGAATTGGGATGAAGTCCAAAAGGCTATCAAAGGAACACATTATGAAAGCTTCCTGTTTGGAGACTACAGGAGGTAA
- the LOC110614245 gene encoding nodulation protein H isoform X2, which yields MPDDLCFLSKDTFIIKAPKKSTLLLRMIVLVFVMVCGVYICSVCLKQISIHNSAGILTLGVIEKPCPEPNIEPWEIPYVHYPKPKTYSRAECACNPVRHFAILSMQRSGSGWFETLLNNHTNISSNGEIFSVKVRRSNVSMITETLDTIYNLDWLSSASKNECTAAVGLKWMLNQGVMQHHDQIVEYFKTRGVSAIFLFRRNLLRRMISVLANSYDRQAKLLNGTHKSHVHSPDEAEKLARYKPYINATLLIPNLELVEDTTAKALEYFKSTRHIILYYEDIVKNHTKLLEVQDFLKVPHSDLRSRQVKIHKGSLSNLVENWDEVQKAIKGTHYESFLFGDYRR from the exons ATGCCTGACGATCTCTGCTTCTTATCTAAG GATACTTTCATCATAAAGGCCCCCAAGAAGTCTACACTTTTGCTTAGGATGATTGTTTTGGTGTTTGTAATGGTATGTGGTGTCTATATATGCTCAGTTTGTCTTAAGCAAATTAGCATCCACAACAGTGCTGGAATTTTAACTCTTGGAGTGATTGAAAAGCCATGCCCAGAACCTAATATTGAACCTTGGGAGATTCCTTATGTACACTACCCAAAACCCAAAACTTATAGCAG GGCTGAATGCGCGTGCAATCCGGTGCGGCATTTTGCGATTCTTTCAATGCAGAGATCTGGGAGTGGATGGTTCGAGACTTTATTAAATAACCACACTAACATAAGCTCAAATGGAGAGATTTTTTCTGTTAAAGTGAGGAGGAGTAATGTTTCAATGATTACGGAAACTCTGGACACAATTTATAATCTGGACTGGCTAAGTAGTGCTTCCAAGAATGAGTGCACTGCAGCAGTTGGTTTAAAGTGGATGCTCAATCAG GGTGTGATGCAACATCATGATCAAATAGTGGAGTATTTTAAGACCAGAGGTGTTTCAGCTATCTTTCTCTTCAGGAGAAACCTTTTGCGCAGGATGATTTCAGTACTTGCGAATTCCTATGATCGACAAGCTAAACTGTTAAACGGGACCCACAAGTCTCATGTTCATTCACCTGATGAG GCAGAAAAACTAGCTAGATACAAACCCTATATTAATGCTACTTTGCTGATACCCAATCTGGAGCTAGTAGAAGACACAACTGCAAAAGCATTAGAGTACTTCAAGAGCACCAGGCACATAATTCTTTACTACGAGGATATCGTTAAAAATCACACT AAATTGCTAGAGGTTCAAGATTTTCTGAAGGTTCCACATAGTGATCTTAGGAGTCGTCAAGTAAAGATACATAAAGGATCCTTATCAAACCTGGTTGAGAATTGGGATGAAGTCCAAAAGGCTATCAAAGGAACACATTATGAAAGCTTCCTGTTTGGAGACTACAGGAGGTAA
- the LOC110614603 gene encoding leucine-rich repeat receptor-like serine/threonine-protein kinase RGI4: MPETLRNLFLSPNIFSFTFFLSINSIFFHSCYSIDEQGLALLTWKKSLNSSTDVLNSWNPSDPTPCNWFGVRCNSNGMVTEISLKGVDLQGPLPSNFQSLNSLKTFILSSANLTSNIPRELGEYQELSFIDFSDNSLSGEIPGEICRLSKLQSLSLNTNFLEGEIPSDIGNLSSLMYLTLYDNQLSGKIPKSIGALSKLEIFRAGGNKNLKDELPQEIGNCTNLVVLGLAETSISGSLPSSIGKLKRIQTIAIYTTLLSGPIPEEIGNCSELQNLYLYQSSLSGLIPRGIGELSKLQSLLLWQNSLVGSIPDELGRCTELTVVDFSENLLTGSIPRSFGNLLKLQELQLSVNQLTGTIPVEITNCTALTHLEVDNNAISGEIPAIIGNLNSLTLFFAWQNNLTGNIPQSLSECQNLQALDLSYNNLFGSIPNQIFGLQNLTKLLLLSNDLSGFIPPDIGNCTNLYRLRLSGNRLAGTIPSEIGKLKSLNFMDLSNNRLVGGIPPSISGCKNLEFLDLHSNGIAGSLPDSLPKSLQFVDVSDNRLTGPLTHSIGSLTELTKLILAKNQLSGSIPAEILSCSKLQLLNLGDNGLSGEIPKELGQMPALEISLNLSSNQLSGVIPSEFSGLSKLGVLDLSHNMLKGNLDVLADLQNLVSLNVSFNDFSGELPDTPFFRKLPLSDLDSNQGLYIAGGVVTPTDSMGRAARNRSAMKLVMSILLSGSAVLVLLAIYMLVRARIANHGLMEDGNWEMTLYQKLDFSIDDIVRNLTSSNVIGTGSSGVVYKVTIPNGDSLAVKKMWSSEESGAFNSEIQTLGSIRHRNIIRLLGWGSNRHLKLLFYDYLPNGSLSSLLHGAGKGGAEWETRYGIVLGVAHALAYLHHDCLPPILHGDVKAMNVLLGPGYEAFLADFGLARVVADDDSAKPSQRPHLAGSYGYMAPEHASMQRITEKTDVYSYGVVLLEVLTGRHPLDPTLPGGAPLVQWVRDHLASKKDPVDILDVKLRGRADPTMHEILQTLAVSFLCISSRADDRPTMKDIVAMLKEIRHVDPVRPETDLSKGGLAEARSPSPRIVVSQGSSNCSFAFSDDSTYNG; the protein is encoded by the exons ATGCCTGAAACTCTAAGGAATCTCTTTCTTTCTCCCAATATCTTCTCCTTCACTTTCTTTCTATCAATTAactctattttctttcattcttgTTACTCCATTGATGAACAAGGCCTAGCTCTTTTGACATGGAAGAAGAGCTTAAACAGCTCCACAGATGTACTCAATTCTTGGAATCCTTCAGACCCAACTCCATGCAACTGGTTTGGGGTTCGTTGCAACTCAAATGGAATGGTTACAGAGATAAGCTTGAAAGGAGTAGATTTGCAAGGTCCATTACCTTCAAATTTTCAGTCTCTCAACTCCTTGAAGACCTTTATCCTGTCCTCTGCCAATCTCACCAGCAATATTCCAAGAGAGTTGGGTGAATATCAAGAGCTCAGTTTCATTGATTTTAGCGACAATTCTCTCTCAGGTGAAATACCAGGGGAAATATGTAGGCTAAGCAAACTGCAAAGCTTATCTCTCAATACAAATTTTCTTGAAGGCGAAATTCCTTCTGATATTGGTAACCTCTCAAGCCTTATGTACCTGACTCTTTACGACAATCAACTCAGCGGAAAAATTCCAAAGAGCATTGGAGCATTAAGCAAGCTGGAAATCTTCAGAGCTGGTGGGAACAAAAATCTGAAGGATGAGCTGCCTCAGGAGATTGGGAACTGCACCAACTTGGTTGTGTTAGGCCTTGCTGAAACTAGCATTTCTGGGAGCTTGCCTTCATCAATTGGAAAGCTGAAAAGAATTCAAACTATAGCCATTTATACAACACTCCTATCAGGTCCTATCCCAGAAGAGATTGGAAACTGCAGTGAGTTGCAGAATTTGTACCTGTATCAGAGCTCTTTATCTGGTTTGATTCCAAGGGGAATTGGGGAACTTAGCAAGCTTCAGAGTCTGCTTCTTTGGCAGAACAGCTTAGTGGGTTCAATCCCAGATGAGCTTGGGCGATGCACAGAGCTCACTGTCGTTGATTTTTCTGAGAATCTTCTGACTGGAAGCATCCCAAGAAGTTTTGGGAATCTTTTGAAGCTTCAAGAGCTTCAGCTAAGTGTCAATCAATTAACAGGCACCATTCCCGTTGAAATCACAAACTGTACAGCCCTCACTCATCTTGAAGTGGATAACAATGCCATTTCGGGTGAGATTCCTGCAATTATTGGCAATCTAAATAGCTTGACTCTGTTCTTTGCTTGGCAGAACAATCTAACAGGCAATATTCCCCAGTCTCTATCAGAGTGCCAGAATCTTCAGGCTCTTGATCTCTCATACAACAATCTTTTTGGTTCAATACCAAATCAGATTTTTGGGTTGCAGAATCTCACCAAGCTACTGCTACTTTCCAATGATTTATCTGGTTTCATACCACCAGATATAGGCAACTGCACCAACCTGTATAGATTGAGATTGAGTGGAAATAGGCTGGCGGGCACTATTCCATCGGAAATAGGAAAATTGAAGAGTTTGAATTTCATGGACTTGAGCAACAATCGTCTCGTCGGAGGAATTCCCCCATCCATATCTGGATGTAAAAATCTCGAGTTTCTTGATCTCCATTCAAATGGGATTGCTGGTTCTTTACCAGATTCTCTGCCCAAAAGCCTACAGTTTGTGGATGTTTCAGACAATAGGCTTACAGGTCCACTGACTCATAGTATCGGGTCATTGACTGAATTAACCAAGCTTATCTTGGCAAAGAATCAACTTTCAGGCAGTATTCCGGCGGAGATATTATCTTGCAGTAAGCTGCAATTGCTCAATCTTGGAGACAATGGCTTATCAGGAGAAATTCCAAAGGAGCTTGGTCAAATGCCAGCATTGGAAATCTCTCTCAATCTTAGCAGCAACCAACTTTCCGGTGTGATCCCATCAGAATTTTCTGGTCTCAGCAAGCTTGGAGTGCTTGATCTCTCCCACAACATGCTCAAAGGGAACTTAGATGTTCTTGCAGACCTTCAAAACCTTGTTTCTCTCAATGTATCTTTCAATGACTTCTCCGGTGAATTGCCTGACACTCCCTTTTTTCGAAAGCTCCCCTTAAGTGACCTTGATTCGAACCAAGGTCTCTACATTGCTGGAGGAGTAGTAACACCCACAGATAGCATGGGACGTGCAGCACGCAATAGATCAGCAATGAAACTAGTGATGTCCATTCTTCTCAGTGGCAGTGCAGTGCTAGTTCTCCTAGCAATCTACATGCTTGTCCGCGCCCGAATTGCTAACCATGGGCTAATGGAAGATGGAAACTGGGAAATGACTTTGTACCAGAAGCTTGATTTCTCCATAGATGACATTGTTCGAAATCTAACATCCTCTAATGTTATAGGCACAGGCAGCTCAGGAGTAGTATACAAGGTCACAATTCCAAATGGGGATTCTCTAGCAGTTAAGAAGATGTGGTCATCAGAAGAATCAGGAGCATTCAATTCTGAAATTCAAACACTTGGTTCTATCAGACACAGGAACATTATCCGGCTTTTAGGCTGGGGTTCTAACCGACACCTGAAGCTACTTTTCTATGACTACCTCCCAAATGGAAGCTTGAGCTCCCTTCTTCATGGTGCTGGAAAGGGAGGGGCAGAATGGGAAACAAGATATGGTATTGTGTTAGGGGTGGCACATGCACTCGCATACTTGCATCATGATTGTTTACCACCAATTCTTCATGGAGATGTAAAAGCCATGAATGTACTTTTAGGACCAGGCTATGAAGCTTTTCTAGCTGATTTTGGCCTAGCAAGAGTTGTGGCTGATGATGATTCAGCCAAACCAAGCCAGAGACCTCACCTAGCTGGTTCTTATGGATACATGGCTCCag AGCACGCATCAATGCAGCGGATCACTGAGAAAACCGATGTGTACAGTTATGGTGTGGTGCTTTTAGAGGTCTTGACGGGAAGACACCCATTAGACCCAACATTGCCTGGTGGTGCACCCTTGGTTCAGTGGGTTAGGGACCACTTGGCAAGCAAGAAAGACCCAGTTGACATTCTTGATGTAAAACTTAGAGGGAGGGCTGACCCTACAATGCATGAAATACTCCAAACTTTAGCTGTATCATTTCTGTGCATCAGCTCCAGAGCTGATGATCGTCCAACAATGAAAGACATTGTTGCAATGCTAAAGGAGATTAGGCATGTCGACCCTGTAAGGCCAGAAACTGACTTATCAAAGGGAGGTTTGGCAGAAGCTCGATCGCCATCCCCTAGGATTGTAGTGTCACAAGGATCTTCTAACTGCTCATTTGCTTTCTCTGATGATTCAACCTATAATGGGTAA